In one Dermochelys coriacea isolate rDerCor1 chromosome 20, rDerCor1.pri.v4, whole genome shotgun sequence genomic region, the following are encoded:
- the LOC119845865 gene encoding phospholipid phosphatase 3-like has protein sequence MQKSKCELLPDLPPRLSLEPQAWRGGQGDVRVTVRGPSSQPEDYAAPGLGQRKTLVVLDIVCLLVASIPFLVCEVGLVPPMRRGFYCNDSSIRYPFKRAETVSDTVLISVGILITSVSISLGESYRIRSLHLGSRSFVPNPYVAVLYKEIGAFLFGCTVGQSLTNMAKITVGRLRPHFLAVCRPDLVLLNCSRGYVEEYTCTAGPSEEKEARKSFYSGHASFAMYSMTYLVFYLQARLTWRGARLLRPLVQFALLLLALYTGLTRISDSWHHPSDVAVGFLQGALIAYWVAFHISGMFHHKPPASRLPQLCPDSPDSSGHTNC, from the exons ATGCAAAAGAGCAAGTGTGAACTCCTCCCCGATCTGCCCCCAAGGCTCTcgctggagccccaggcatggcGGGGAGGCCAAGGAGATGTCCGGGTGACAGTCCGGgggcccagctcccagcctgaGGATTatgctgccccggggctggggcagagaaagACCTTGGTTGTCCTGGATATCGTCTGTCTGCTCGTGG CCTCCATCCCGTTCTTGGTCTGCGAGGTTGGCCTGGTCCCCCCCATGCGCCGGGGCTTCTACTGCAACGACAGCAGCATCCGCTACCCGTTCAAGCGGGCGGAGACCGTCAGCGACACGGTGCTGATCTCGGTGGGGATCCTCATCACCTCCGTCTCG ATCTCCCTGGGCGAGAGCTACCGCATCCGCTCCCTGCACCTGGGCTCCCGCTCCTTCGTCCCCAACCCCTACGTGGCCGTCCTCTACAAGGAGATCGGCGCCTTCCTCTTCGGCTGCACCGTGGGCCAGTCCCTCACCAACATGGCCAAGATCACCGTCGGCCGCCTCCGCCCCCACTTCCTGGCCGTCTGCCGGCCCGACCTCGTCCTCCTCAACTGCTCCCGGGGCTACGTGGAGGAGTACACCTGCACTGCGGGACCCTCGGAGGAGAAGGAAGCCAG GAAGTCCTTCTACTCCGGCCATGCCTCCTTCGCCATGTACAGCATGACATACCTGGTG ttcTACCTGCAGGCGCGGTTAACCTGGCGGGGCGCCCGTCTGCTGCGCCCCCTGGTGCAgtttgccctgctgctgctggcactgtACACCGGGCTCACCCGCATCTCTGACTCCTGGCACCACCCCTCGGACGTGGCCGTGGGCTTCCTGCAGGGGGCGCTCATCGCCTACTGGGTG gccTTCCACATCTCAGGCATGTTCCACCACAAGCCCCCAGCCTCCCGCCTGCCCCAGCTTTGCCCCGATAGCCCGGACTCCAGCGGCCACACCAACTGCTAG